In Lactuca sativa cultivar Salinas chromosome 5, Lsat_Salinas_v11, whole genome shotgun sequence, the DNA window TCTAAGAGTTCCTTTATCATCATATTATCATATTGTTCAAATCTGGAAGTTGGTGAGGTATAACTGTATAAGAGGCATGCATGAGATTTTGAAGCATATTTCTTCACTTTTGACCTAGAACGGCTTGAACCATGCATGGTGCAAGCATGgccataaaggaaacatttttatgGATTTTAGGAGTCCCCTTTAACTTCTGGATGAGATGGATTCGGGGACTTAATGGAATAAGCacttaaaatggtgatttttacCTTCAAACGATGCTCAAGACGTGAGACACAAAATCTTACGGAGTAAGATTTGAATAACCCCTGTTTTCTGTTAAGATCCTTGGAGCTCACGATGTAAGAGTATGTGCCCAGTCGTGATGTCAGCTCACGTGATTTCTTTGACTGAGTTGGCTAGTTAGGTCGAGTCGAGTTGGAATCGGACGGATTGGACTATCACGACGTGACCACGATTTGGTCACGACGTGAGGACAGATATTTGGCAGTAagggttgttgactttgaccaggatttttgACTAAGTtcgacctaagggtattttggattatgtttgagaattggtcacttttgatggataaGTGACAGgtggagctgagattcggagccGAGACCTTATCAGCTATcattcagactgtgaggtgagttccTCACTAatcttgtgggtcgaaggcaccaatgccgacctctTTAGTTATGTATCCcgatatataggatgttgttatacaATAGTGATCTGTAAATTTGTGCTAGTCTGTTAACTAGTTATATAATTATATGTTGTTGGATATATGTTATTTGCTAcgtatatgtcgacatggtatGGTAGGGTTGTGACTGTACTACTTTGTGCTGAAAGTTAACAGGCCAGAGCATTAACCgaaaggttgtgggccagggcattctaaccgaaaggttgtgggccgggggtaatccaaccaggaggttgagGACCCATTATATATTGGGCAAGCCAACTGAAAGGTTGTGGGTCGGGGCATTACAACCGAAAGGTTGTGGGCCGAGGGTAATCTAACCAGGAGGTTGTAGACCCgttatttatttgattatatatttgtgtggtggtactttgagggaactcactaagctttgtcttATAGTTTtactttatggttttaggtacttccgagaATTGTGGGAAGGCGAATGTGTGACCGTACACAGCTTCCTGTTTTATGTATTTGGGTCTTGGGGAAAACTCTGATTTGAAATAATGCGTTTGAAACAATGACTATTTTATAAACAATGTTGATGAATTAttgattttaaaaattttaaatttattatgatttttggagtgttacaatgGAATTGGCGTATTTTTCCGCCCCCACCAATATTGTGCAGCTATACCTCTTATAGTGGTCTTGTGTCTAGTAATATTATTCTACATTAGCCTCATGAATACAAACTATAATAATGAATCCATGTACTAAAATGGGGAattctttatttatatatatatatatatatatatatatatatatatatatatatatatatatatatatatatatatatatatatatatatatatttgaaacatCAAAATACAGCTTAATTTTTAAATATCATATGTATCaattattaagcttttaatatcatatttatctaaatcattattttatatatttcataatAATTTTAAATCTTTATTTTTGTCAACTGTTATATCCTTCTAAAATTTGTTGCCTTAAATAGTAGTAAAAATCTATTAACTTAAATAACCAATTACGAGATTCCAAAGATATCAATTTCTAAGTTGAATTCCCGTTAAGGCCACCGGGTATGGAAGCTTTTTTGAAGCGTAAAGGGTGACGTGGAGGGGGGTATTTACGCGTGAATACCGCCCCCCTCCCTGGTGAATGTGACGCGGAGTGACATGGTTCACGGGTGGTTACAACCAATAGAATTTCATTTACCCAGACTTCTCTCTATCTGTCTTGCTTTTCTCTTTCTCTCCCTCTTTGTTCACTAGTTATTCACTAATGAACACCACCCCATTGTTAGTAAACATGTAGTGACGTAGTTATTGGGATGATATGGCAGCCCTTAAACGCGTAACCATACCTCATGACCTAATAGAACGAGTTATTGAATTTGAAAGATATGTagcaaaatctaaaaaaaaaatgattaaagtGAAATTACATAAGACCCACCGCCGACCATCATCCATTGGTGATAAGGTGGTGGGTTTTAGTGTATTCTTGATGCCACAGCAAAAGCGGCTTACACCCCATGCTTTAGATCTTACATATTTATTAAAGCTCAAATCAACACAACAATATAGTcgatttgattttgttttatattaTAATGATTTTGATGTATAAAAatgattattaaatattaaaaagaaaAGATTTTGACAAATATGATACTTTTAATGTTTATAAAAGATAAATATAATATTCAAAAACTAAGTTGGCCAAAtagacaaatatgatattttgtcaTGAAATTCTCCATAAAAGATTCAAACGCCATCAAGAGCAATAAACATCAAAAAATAACAATCAAAGAATCCGCAATCCATTATGTAACATCATCTAAATACAACAATATGAACAAATTTTTGGAAGATTTATGTATACCCACGAATGTTGTCCAAGtgcatctatatataatattcGTTCTTTTGTATATCAAGAATAAccaaaacatctttacaccaTAGAAGCAAAGTTTAAAAGTGTTGAAGGCTTGAAATCTTTTCgatgttttaaataatcaaaaagtCTTCAAGTGTTGCGAGAGTTTTTAGTTGATGACTAAGAGAAGCAATTGTCTTCTGACATTCAGCAAATTTAGTACCAGCCATTGCTAATTCATTATCCTACACAAAGCATAACAAACAAAGTAAGAGAAAGATTTTAGTGTTCATATAATTTGaaattgtttataaaaaaaataaaataaactaaaatacaCTAACCTGTTTTACCCGAAGCCCTGTGTTTTGGATTGCTGCTTTTGGGTACTGATTCTGGTGTTGTAATCTTAAAATCTCCCCTTCTAATTCCCGACATTTGGTTTCCATCTTCCCCGATAAAGCACGCTCCTTTCTGACTTCCACTTCCAAAGAACCAACCTTCGGAATCAACGATTCCAATTCCGCTTTTAATATTTCAATCTGTGATTCCGCCTTGTTTTTCTTCGTGTACGCATCCTCGATTCGTGATTCGGCTTCTCTTCGTTCGCGGCGTACGGTATCTAGTTGACTTTTCAATTCCGCCACCTCTGATTCCAATTCCAAGGTACGTATGTTTCCCGTGTACTCATTTTCAAGTTGTAATCTTGATATCTCCAATTCTAGCTCCCGACATTTGGCTTCCATCTTCCCCGATAAAGCACGTTCCTTTTCGACCTTTGTTTCAAACGACTCGACCTTCGGAATCAACGATTCCAACTCCGCTTCTAATTTTTTAAACTTTGATTCCGCCTCGTTTTTCTTGGCGTATGCATCCCCGAGTCGTGATTCCATTTGACTTTTCAACTCCACCACCTCCGATTCCGATCTTTTTACCCTCTCGTGTAACACCTCGACTATTCCTTTCGTTGATTCCAGTTCTTTCTCAGTTGTTTCTCTTGCATCATTTGAAGAAACCAACGAAGCTTCCATCTCCCTTAACTTCAATTCAGCCTCTTTAAGCTGATTTCTTGATTTCTCAAGAGCCTTTTCACGCTCCTTCAACTTGATCTCAAGATTCTTTTTTTCCGTTTCTACCCTTTTCAAAATCTCTTTGATTTCAGACGTTTGATCAATCGTTTGTACCGAATCCCTCGGATCAACCTTAGGTAACCCCACGAGTTTCTCCATTTCAAGAAAGTCGTCCATGAGATTAATCTCTATCGAAGGGGCATTTCGGTCATTTTCAACAACCGATAGGCTGCGATCATTTGCCACTAATGCTTTCCGGAGGGCAGCATTTAGCTTACGGCATTCCGATTCCAGTTTAGTCACTTTCCTTACACTTTCTAAATGCAACTTACTAGCTGATTCCGCAGCTTGATTGCTCAATTCTCTCTCGATTAACCTAATTTCAAGCTCTTCTGCCATGGAAGCAAGCTCGAGTTTCATAGCTGAGTTTTCTTTCTCGAGTTTTTGGATCAAAAAAGGGTCAGCTTTTTTGTTGGACCGGAATTCTGCGAGCTGGTTTTCGAGTTGGGATTTTGTTATTTGCCATTCTGAAGTTTTCTTTTCAATAATTTCAGTTATTTTTTGATCTTTTTCTTCTCTTGTTTGTCGAAGTTGTCTTAAACATTCTTTTAGGGCTCCATCAAGCTGACAAACTCGATCTTCTAAGGTTGAGTTTCTAAGTGTTAAAACCTCGATTTGTTGCCTCAAACCCAACACTTCATTCTCAGCTTTCTCCCATCCTATATTAGGAAAAAAAAGGGTTAAATGAAGGTAAAGATCAATTGTAATATTTTTAAGTAGAGGCTGCCATTTCAACAGATTTGCTTAAAATCTGGGTTGTAATTTGttcttattacaacattgtaGTTTGAAAATCAACCAAATTACAGAAATGTCATCCAGATACAAAATAATTTTCACTATTATGATATGGTGAATTTTTTAATgtcataataagaaaaaaaaatggaaGTATAATGCTATAAGTGGGTTGATTTTAAACGTATAATGTCTTAActacaaaaaaaatgaaactgcaatgttgtaatagaagaaatgaaagtagaatactataatacaaaaacaaatgaaaatacattgttgtttcttacatttatccCTATATTTAATCTCCAACTAGTCAAATGGGCAAGATAAAGAAAATAGGTAAAAACCCGGTCAAATGGGTCAGGTCTAAAGCCTCCCAAACTGTAATCTTAAGTTATATAGACTTCTAAGCTATTTTTGTTCATCTTGAACAACAAGAGGTACATTTGATTTTCAAGATCAAAAGAACTGATTTTGCAGCTTCAAATTTGGAGTTAATGCTTCAAACTTTTCAAGAAAATTTGATAGCTACCTAGCCTACATTAAATCTTATAAGAAATCACTAAAAATTTGATAACCCGCTTTTAAAGTGGATTCGGCTACTATATTAACAATTTGCACAAAACAAAAGAGAGGTATTGTTTGACTTTTGAGATCAAAAGATCTAACTTATAGCTtgaatttggaaataattcttcAACTTTTCGAAAAAAAATCAGATAGCTACCATAAACTTTGTAACATACACGAAAAATGGGAAATTTTATGGTGTCAAAATGAGTAATAAATTCATTTCAAGTTCAAAGTTCCAAAATTAGGTCACAAGACTGGAATAGACAAGACTGGACTTGACAAAATTTCTAGGCTACTCTTGATGATGAGAATGATGAGAGCATTCATGTCTTTTGCACAAAAGAGAGCAGGGCATTATggtcaaatggtgtttttggaacCTCTAAAGTAGGTAAGAGTTTTAGTCTTTTAGATACCTTCAACTGCTTCCTCTGCTACTTTTGAGTGCTGTTTGACCAAGTCTTCCTTGATACTGATATTCACAAGAGCTGCTGATAGTTTCTGGGATAAAGTCTTGACACCACCCTCAAGTTCTTCCTGTGGTACTTCAGACTTTGATGTGACTTCGGGTGACAAGGAACTTTGATTTGAATATATCTTTTGAAGATTCAAAAACAGAAAAAGTATAAGATTTTAACCAATACTTGACAAAGCAGAAATCAAGGAAGAAAAATATAACAAAACCAAGATATCATAATTGGTCTATTTCAACAAGATTTCTGAGGCATTAATTAATCTTGAATTGTCTAAGAACAAAGAATACACGCATTATCTTATTTCTGTTGCAAAAGTTAACACAATTTTGACTTTGAAAGTCAAACACGAACGTATTCCTTTCCAAATTCAAACGCTATTCGCAATTACAAACAGTTTTACATTCTTACTCAAATTGTTCAAATCTTCATCTTTTCTTGTATTCCGATGTAGTTATCTTAATTTCTAGTAAATTTCATAGTAATTTCGGATATATATGTAGTGCGTTTGACTGTAAAAGTTTAACTATAACATGACGGAGTGTAAAATAGATGAGGATCGAAGTTGTACCATCATCTACGATACTTGTACAGATTACTTGCAACAATTTGAAAACGAGGACACGATTCATGAGTTGAAAATACCTGATCATCGGAAAATCGCTCAGAATGAGATGAAACAGATCCTCCAGAGCTTTCCGTTTCTCCCGGGCTTTTCTCTGACGACCTTCTCCGCCATAGCCAGCTCCGGCGATCCATCTTTTCCGGCAACAGATTGAAAACCAAACACTAATACCCCACCACACTCACCCTCACACTTCATCAACAATTTCACCAATCCTAATCATTCAAAACCAAACTTTCTCACTTAACGATTGGCACCCAGTACACAATACCAGATTACAATCAAAACCCACAATCCGAAACCTCTTCAAGCCAAATATCGAGATGAATGTGAAACAGTAGCGAGAACAAGATTAGGGTTTGTGGATTGACAAAATCGGGAAATCCGTAAGATTTTATATAAGTTTTACTAAATTGGGATGGGAAATTCCAAACTAAACTTAATTCACACAAAAACCCACAACCGAAAAGCTAGCAAAATTGAATTGGAAGCAAGAAGAACGTATATATTTTTAACAGAACTACAGAATGGGTTGCTCAAATCGGTTGATTTTGAAGCTTTGCTTAGAATTCACTCACCATACCAATATGTAAATGCATCAAATAGCAGTAGATTCACATGAAGAAAGCTGATCTAAAAAAAGAAGGGTGAGGTTAGTTTAGAACAGGTGTGTATGTGTGGGTAGTAGTTTGCTTGGAACCCACAACTTTGACAAACAAGCCTGTGAATTATTCTGTAAGATGTGATTGCACGCCTTGTTGTTGTGGGGTGTGCGAGAGCACATGCATTGCAGGTGCTAAAATTGACAGAGATGAAAGAAAGTTGACACCCATTATTTGCTTTTTTTCCCATTCATATTTCCTTTTTGTGTTCCAGTTAATTATTCTCTGAAACTAATCATCACTTGTGAGGTTTAACAATAACATTTCATGTGACCACACCGACTATCATTTTCGGAAAAATTGCATTGTTGAAATGCTTATAGATAACCAAGAGTTCgtatttaaattatatatattttttagaagGGCACTTTACTCCAAAAGTAGAACTTATTGAAAAATATTTAATCAGTTAATTAATCGAATACAATATACTAACATTTAGAGATAAATACGAATTTAGACGAATCTTTAAACTTGTTCTAAGATTTagctaaaaaataaataaataactcaaATAGCCACCATTTTCATAAGAACTAGAGAAAATACCAAAAATTCCCTACGAAAACAGAAAATGACGTCGTATTTATCAATTTTCACAAGGTTTTTGTATTTCCACAAAGGGTCTTGTGAAAATGAAGATGCCCAAATTTTTTTCCGAAATAAGAACCTAAATTTTCATTTCTTGaactttattttttgaaaattcaaattaaaattatatatgttCATTCTCAAACACTTAGATGAGAAACTTAATCCTAAATACAGATATGGGTTCAAAGTTCATATTTGAATGTTTTATTTCCAAGTTCATACAATAGGTTTCCGATCGACCACTATGGCTCCTCATTGTGCGAAAATAAAGAGAGGGTTCGCCCTTTGGACAAAATAACAAGACACCAAATTACATCACATGTCTTCTAAGTGACTCTAACTGAAACCCAAGATTAAGACCTAAACACTTTACCTCCTATTGATTCCAAGATCATACATTGTGGTTAGAATGATAcgaaaaaatgaataaaataaaacatcaaataaaacAAATAGTCAAAAGAACATCAGAGCAAACAAGTTTTCACAAAAAATATGAATAGAACTGCGATTAGTGATACAGAGACATTTGTAGGTGTCTTCTTGATCATGTAGCCATGGTCTGATAGCAAACCATGTAACTCTGAAAAAACAGTAGGAAATTGTTGGGCAAGAAAAATAGATTTCAAACCGTTGTATTCTTCACAGAGACTGGATATCACGAGCATGATGAGGTCTTTTTCCTTGATTGGTTCTCCAATATTAGCCAAAGCATCCGAGTATTCTTGTGCTCTAGTAAGATAGGTGGAAGTAGTCTCATCAACCTTCATCTCAATTTTTAACAATTGAGTTTTGAGTGTATATTCACGGGATGATGTGTGGGGTACATAAGCACGTTGAACGGAAATCCATAGATCACGGGAGGTGACTCCCTGAACATGTTTGAAGGATGCTTCAGATATAGTAGACATAATTAACATTCTGATGTGGGTGTCATTGGAGACCCATGCGACATAATTAGTGTTAGTGTAGCatcccgtttattaaataaataaatggataaaaaattaataaatgaatagtagctctaaaatccataatatttagcGGGGTGATGGTTTCGGGGAGCCAAATGATATAATTTGTAGTTTTAGAGGTTAAAGTGTAATTacgggatttattttgtaaatattttcagAAGTCAGGGGGTGTTTGGTATCATTTAGACTTAATATGAAAGGATTTATGGAAGCATGGGCTaaagggtaaattttggacctAAGTTGAAAAGGTTTTGTAGAAGAGGGGCCATTTGGTTAGATTTAGatttaatttgaaagaaaaaggagAATGAAGGACTTAAAGTGGCAGTATGGACCAAAGTTTGAATGGAACGGGACTTATAACCTATCACCATATGTCCTTAACCTTAAACCTAATCTCAACCTCCAGCCGCCAACTTCCTTCTCCATCGTCCAGCTACCACCTCCCTTTCTCATCTTGCTGCTCTGATCAACCAAGGTCACCGACGGGCCATTGCTGCCGACGAAGCTAGCCTCACACGTCCTTATTTCCGGTGATAGCGAAGATTGTGGGGAAACGACGTTGCGAGTGTTTTTGCCGCCACCTCTATTGTTGAGGTCACAAACCAACCATCGCGACCATCCTGCATTACGGCGAGATCGAGTGGCCACCGTAAGCATTCGCTGCTAccatctttcttctcttctttccgTTAGCCGCCGCCATTAACCGTTGTTGTTGTCGCTAGTGCTGCTGCTTCCGTCACCGTGCACCACCTACTGGGTGTTTGCGTTCAGATTTCCGAGCAAAGGCGTGTGGGTGTGCGATTCTGCTACTAATGTGCATGTTGTGTGTTTTGCTTGGCCGGATTTCATGAGAAAAGCCTCTACCACCaccgagaggtggtggctagcaCCTCCGACCACCGCctgccaccacaagggtggttgtgtgtgtgtgtgtgtgtgtgttttattaTGTGtgtattcttttgataatatgtTGTACGTACATTATTTGGACGGAAAACCCGaagaaaacccaccaccaccatcgtgaggtggtggctgccgccttctGTCGCCACCAGCCctcgtgttgggtggcggtgtacATTTGTGCATAGTTAAATTTG includes these proteins:
- the LOC111897615 gene encoding filament-like plant protein 3 encodes the protein MDRRSWLWRRRSSEKSPGETESSGGSVSSHSERFSDDQIYSNQSSLSPEVTSKSEVPQEELEGGVKTLSQKLSAALVNISIKEDLVKQHSKVAEEAVEGWEKAENEVLGLRQQIEVLTLRNSTLEDRVCQLDGALKECLRQLRQTREEKDQKITEIIEKKTSEWQITKSQLENQLAEFRSNKKADPFLIQKLEKENSAMKLELASMAEELEIRLIERELSNQAAESASKLHLESVRKVTKLESECRKLNAALRKALVANDRSLSVVENDRNAPSIEINLMDDFLEMEKLVGLPKVDPRDSVQTIDQTSEIKEILKRVETEKKNLEIKLKEREKALEKSRNQLKEAELKLREMEASLVSSNDARETTEKELESTKGIVEVLHERVKRSESEVVELKSQMESRLGDAYAKKNEAESKFKKLEAELESLIPKVESFETKVEKERALSGKMEAKCRELELEISRLQLENEYTGNIRTLELESEVAELKSQLDTVRRERREAESRIEDAYTKKNKAESQIEILKAELESLIPKVGSLEVEVRKERALSGKMETKCRELEGEILRLQHQNQYPKAAIQNTGLRVKQDNELAMAGTKFAECQKTIASLSHQLKTLATLEDFLII